One window of Pleurodeles waltl isolate 20211129_DDA chromosome 3_1, aPleWal1.hap1.20221129, whole genome shotgun sequence genomic DNA carries:
- the LOC138285629 gene encoding 10 kDa heat shock protein, mitochondrial isoform X3 has translation MAGQAFKKFLPLFDRVLVERFAAETVTKGGIMLPEKSQGKVLQATVMAVGTGSKGKSGEIQPVSVKVGDKILLPEYGGTKVLLEDKEYFLFRDSDILGKYTE, from the exons ATG GCTGGTCAGGCATTTAAGAAATTTCTTCCACTCTTTGATCGTGTTTTGGTTGAGCGGTTCGCTGCTGAGACTGTAACGAAAGGCGGAATCATGCTTCCAGAAAAATCTCAAGGGAAAGTATTGCAAGCAACCGTGATGGCAGTTGGAACAGGCTCAAAAGGAAAG AGCGGGGAAATACAACCTGTAAGTGTTAAAGTCGGTGACAAAATTCTACTGCCGGAATATGGAGGTACCAAAGTTTTATTGGAAGACAAG GAATATTTCCTGTTTCGAGACTCTGATATTCTTGGGAAATACACTGAGTGA